The segment CGGCGCCATCGAGCCGAGCGTGCGCCGCCGGATGCCGCCGTCGGCGGCGTAGACGATCTCGGTGGGCGAGCGCCAGGAGACCCGGAACGGGAAGACCTCCTCGCCGGTCACCACGGGCGCGCCGTCGAGCCACAGCTCGGCCCGCCCGTTCAGGGTGAGCTGGTAGATGATGCCGGAGCCGTCCGGCGTGAACGCGGGACCGCGGATCACCTGGCCGGCCGGCACGGTCACCGCCGTGCTGCGCGCGCCGGTCGCCACCTCGACGACGTCGATGCGGGTGTTGGCGACGACGAACGCGATCCGGCGGCCGTCCGGCGACCAGGCCGGCTCGAACTCCTCGGCGGCGCTGTCGGCGACCGCGGTGATCTGCCCGGAGGCCAGATCCAGCACGTGGATGCCGTAGCTGCCGGAGAGGTCGGCGGAGAAGGCGAGGCGGCGCCCGTCGGGTGCGAACCGGGGTTCCCGGTGGTCGTACGGCCCTTCGGTGAGCCGCCGCAGGCCGGAGCCGTCCGGGCGGATCAGCCAGAGGTCGAAGGTGCCGGTCCGGTACGACTGGAAGGCGATGCTGCCACCGTCCGGCGCCCAGTCGGGTTGCGCGATGTCGAACAGGTCGCCGGTCAGGCGGCGGGCCGGGCCACCCGAGGCGGGCAGCACCCACAGCACGCCGACCAGGTCCATCGCGATGCGGCGGCCGTCCGGCGACAGCTGTACGGCGAGGTTGGTGCCCTGGTCGAGGCCGGTCCGGGAGGTGCCCGCGGCCGCCGCCCGGGTCGCCACCGGGCCGAGGACGGTGGTGCCGGCCACGCCGGCGAGGAGATGTCGTCTGCTGACAGCAGTCATCTAATCAATAGACACCTATCCATGGCCGTGGGCAATCCACCGACGGAGTTTGTCGGGGTTCCGAACCACCCAGACGGACCGGATCCGGTCGTCGGCGATGTCGAACGCGAGCACGGTCACGGCGCTGCCGTCACGTTCGGCGACCAGGCCGGGCCGGCCGTTGACGGTACGTTCCACGATGGCCTGACCGCCCATGTGATCGAGGAGCGCGGCTCCGTAGCGGGCGATCTCGGCCACGCCGCGGATCGGGCGCAGGACGGTGCTGACCCGGCCGCCACCGTCCGCGGTCACCGTCACGTCCGGATCCAGGAGGCCGATCAGGGCGCCGATGTCCCCGGCCTGCCACGCGCGCCGGAAGGACTTGACGACGGCAGCCTGCCGGTCGATCGGCGAGGATTTCGTGGCGCGGATCCGGCGGCGCCCGGAGGTGGCCAGTTGCCGGCACGCGGCCGGGGTGCGGCCGACGATCTCGGCGATCTCGCCGAACGGGTAGCCGAAGACGTCGTGCAGCACGACCGCGACCCGCTCGGCCGGCGTCATCGACTCCAGCACGACCAGGAACGCCATGGTGATCGACTCGTCGAGGGTGACCCGGTCGGCCGGGTCGGGCGCCGGCAGCGGCTCCGGGATCCACGGCCCCACGTAGCTCTCCCGCCGCACCCGGGCCGAACGCAGCTGATCCAGGCAGATCCGGCTTGCCACCCGGGTCAGCCAGGCGGCCGGATTGCCGATCTCCTGCCGTTGCGGTTCGGGCAGCGCGTACCAGCGGGTGTAGGCCTCCTGCACCGCGTCCTCCGCCTCGGCGAACGACCCGAGAAGCCGGTACGCGAGGTGGAGAAGCTGCGGTCGTTCGTCCATGGTCATCGCTGTCGGACGCTATACCTCACAAACCAGCCGGGCGTCTCGTCGAGTCGGTGAGAACACTCACCGACGGAGGGACCCCTCGATGCGCAAGGCCTTCACCGGACTCTCGGCCCTGCTCCTGCTGGTGGTGGTGGCTGAGTTCTTCTTCGCCGCGGCCGGCGCGTTCGCCGACCAGGCGTACCGGCCACACCACCTGCTCGGCTACGTGACCTTCCTGCTCCCGATCGCCATGATCCTCGTCGGCTGGCCGGCCCGGCTGCCCGGCCGGCTGATCGGGCTGGCCGCCCTGGTCGCCGGCCTGGTCGGGGTCCAGGTGCTGATCGCGGTGCTCGCCGCCGGCATCGGCGACGGCAGCACGGCGGGTGCGCTCGTCTTCGGCCTGCACGCGGTCAACGCCCTGGTCATCCTCGCGGTGGCCGGCCTGATCATGAAGTGGTCCCTGCGGTGACCGCGCGCATCGCGTCCAGCAGTTCGCGCCCGCTCGGCGCGGACGGGGTGCACTCGCGGACCCGGGCGCTGGCCTTCGGTCCCGAGGAGCGGTTCGTGCACGACCTCGGCTACCGCATCTCGGCCCGGCGAACATCAAGCGGATGGTGATGCGTACGCGTGGTCAGGTGCGGATGTCGATGCTGATGCTGGCCGTGCTGGGCCGCCTGCCCGGCCGCGAGCGGATGATGGCCAAGGTGGTCGAGCCGATCCACCGGGCCGCCCCCGCGATCACCCTCCCGGCGTACTGATCAGGGTCCGCGCCGCCTCGACGGCCCGGCCGGCGATGACGTCCACGGTCGTGCCGGTCCGCGAGAAGAAACCGTCCGCATACAGCGAGCTGTACCCGTGCGCGATCGCGATGATCCCCTCGACCAGCGGAAACGCCTCCTGGTACGACCGGCCGGCCGCGGTGGCCAGGTCGCGCAGCGTGTCCATCAGCGCGCTGGTCTGCTCGCGGCGGTCCTCATCGTGCAGCTGATAAAGCTCGGCGGCGAAGATCACGTGGAGGCCCGCGCCGGTGCCGGTGACATACCGGACGTAGGCGCCGGCCGACGCGGCCAGCCGGTCCACCGGATCCGGCCCGGCCACCTCGGCGGCGTCGACGATCGCGGCGCGCAGGTCCCGGGCGGCAGCGGTGGAGACCGCGCCGAGCAGGTGGGCGCGGTCCGGAAAATGCCGGTACGGCGCTGCGGAGCTGACCTGCAGCCGCCGGGCGACCTGGGCGACCGAGAAGCGTTGCAGCCCGGCCTCGGCGAGCAGCTCGAAACTGGCGGTGATCAGGGCGGCGCGGAGATCACCGTGGTGGTAGGCCCGATTCGCCGGCACGCTTGCCTCCGTGTAAGTAGGCTCTTACATTAGCAAGTGATAGCCCTCTTACATCGCGGAGGCAAGAGATGAGCATCCGGCTCGGGTACCAGATTCCGAACTTCACCTATCCCGGCATCGGTGTGGAGGACCTCTTCGACACCGTCGCCGCCCAGGCCCGCGAGGCGGAGAGCAGCGGGTTCGACACCGTCCTGGTGATGGATCATTTCTACCAATTGCCCGGTATCGGGGCGCCGGAGAACGCGATGCTCGAGGCCTACACCACGCTCGGCGCGCTCGCCTCGGCCACCTCGACGATCCAGCTGTCCACGCTGGTCACCGGTAACACGTACCGTAATCCCGCCCTGCTCGCCAAGACCGCGACCACGCTGGACGTGGTCTCCCACGGCCGCGCGATCCTCGGGATCGGCGCCGGCTGGTTCGAGCGCGAGCACCACGACTACGGCTTCGAGTTCGGCACCTTCAGCCAGCGGTTCGAGCGGCTCGAGGAGGCGCTGACGATCATCGCGCCGATGCTCAAGGGCGAGCAGCCGTCGTTCGAGGGCAAGTGGTACACGGCTCGGGGCGCGATCAACAATCCGCGGCTGCGGCCGAACATCCCGATCATGCTGGGCGGCAGCGGCGAGCAGAAGACGTTCCGGCTCGCGGCCAGGTTCGCCGACCACATGAACATCATTTGCGACGCCGCGGAACTGCCGCACAAGGTGGCCGTGCTGCGGCAGCGCTGCGAGGAGATCGGCCGGGACCCGGCCACCCTGGCCACCAGCTTCCTGGCGATGGGGATGGTCGGCGAGACCGAGGCGGAGGCCAAGGAACTGGCCGACAGCATCCCGGAGGACCGTCGCAACCGGGCCTTCCTCGGCACGCCCGAGCAGGTGGCCGAGCAGATCCAGGAGCGGGTGCTGGACGCCGGGATCGAGGGCATCTGCATCAACCTGCCGCGCACCGGCCACCGTCCCGGCATCGTGGCCCAGGTCGGAGCGGCGCTCAAACCGCTGACCGCAGGTGCGCCCAGGTCTGTGTGAACCACAAGGCGCCGTCGACCAGCAGCGGCCGCATGCCGGTCGGCGGGCCACCGCCCAGCTCGTCGCGCAGCTCACCCTCGATCTGCGCGGCGACCTCGGCCGGAGTGCGCGACTGCTGCAACCACACATCCAGGGGCCGTTGCACGTCGAAGGACTCGGCGGCGGTCACGTTCGGTAGCAGCGCCTCGATCGCCGCGACGGTCTGCATCGTGCCGTGCGACGGGTCGCGCAGGCGCTCCACCCGGTCCGGGTCGCCGGGCAGCTCTGGGTCCCGGACCAGGTCGGCGATCACCACGCGCCCGCCGGGCCGGCAGACCCGGGCCATCTCCGCGGCCACCAGCGCCGGCTCGGCCACCTGGTGCAGCGAGAATCGCGAGATGACCAGGGAGAACGAGGCATCCAGGAACGGCAGCCGGGTGGCATCGCCCTGCTGAAAGACCACATTGCGTACGCCTTCCGCGTCCGCACCGGCCTTCCCGGTGGCCAGCATCTCCGGGGTGAGGTCGAGCGCGGTCACGTGCCGGGTGCGTTCCGCCAGCGCCCGCGCGACCAACCCGGTGCCGCAGGCCACGTCGAGGCAGACGTCACCGGCCACCGGCTCGGCGAACTCGACGAGCCGCGCCAGATGACTGGTGAACGCCGTGTTGAGCCGGGCGTCCTCGAACGTGCCGGCCTGCCGGGCGAACTCCCGCTTGATCAGGTCATCGTGCGACATCGGCGACCGCCTTCCGGACCAGCTCGAGAGGATGTAAGGCGTCCCGCTGGGTGCCGTGCCGGATCTGTTGCCGGCACGACACCCCGGTGGCCGCCACGACCGTGGTGTCCGGTTCGCCGCGGACCGCGGGGAACAGACGGCTCTCCCCGATGGTCATCGACACGTCGTAGTGTTCCGCCTCGAAGCCGAACGACCCGGCCATCCCGCAGCAGCCCGCGTCCACCTCCACGACGTCGGCACCCGGGATGCGGCGCAGCAGCGCGACGGTCGCCGCCGTGCCCACCTCGGCCTTCTGATGGCAGTGGCCGTGATAGAGGATGCGCTGCGGCGTCCCGCTCAGCGTCAACCGGCCGGCGTCGATCGCCTCGACCAGCAGTTCCTCGATCTGGCGCACGCGGCCGGAGACCTCCCGCACCTGCGGATCGTCCGGCAACAGCTGGCGGTGTTCGTCACGCAGGGTGAGCACGCAGGAGGGTTCGCAGCCGACGATCGGCGCGTCCGAGCCGGCCAGCCGCCGCGCGAGCGCCTGCGCCTGCTGCCGGGCGTCGTCCAGCAGCCCCTTGGAGTAGCTCGCCCGGCCGCAGCAGCCGCCACTCTCCAGCCGGACCCGCCAGCCGGCGGCGGTCAGCAGCTCCACCGCGGCCCGGCCGATCGCCGGCTCGGTGAAGGTCGTGAACGAATCGGCGAGCAGGACGACCCCGGGACCGTCCGGTCCGCCTGGCCGGCCGCGGAACCAGCGGATCAGATTCGCCCGCTCGAACCTCGGCAGCGGCCGGGCCGCGGCGATCCCCAGCCGGCGCTGCATGATCCGGCGCAGCGGCGCGATCCGGCCGGGCAGATTGGAGAGCGGGGCGGTGGCCGAGCCGAGG is part of the Actinoplanes sp. NBC_00393 genome and harbors:
- the sigJ gene encoding RNA polymerase sigma factor SigJ, with the protein product MTMDERPQLLHLAYRLLGSFAEAEDAVQEAYTRWYALPEPQRQEIGNPAAWLTRVASRICLDQLRSARVRRESYVGPWIPEPLPAPDPADRVTLDESITMAFLVVLESMTPAERVAVVLHDVFGYPFGEIAEIVGRTPAACRQLATSGRRRIRATKSSPIDRQAAVVKSFRRAWQAGDIGALIGLLDPDVTVTADGGGRVSTVLRPIRGVAEIARYGAALLDHMGGQAIVERTVNGRPGLVAERDGSAVTVLAFDIADDRIRSVWVVRNPDKLRRWIAHGHG
- a CDS encoding DUF6220 domain-containing protein — encoded protein: MRKAFTGLSALLLLVVVAEFFFAAAGAFADQAYRPHHLLGYVTFLLPIAMILVGWPARLPGRLIGLAALVAGLVGVQVLIAVLAAGIGDGSTAGALVFGLHAVNALVILAVAGLIMKWSLR
- a CDS encoding TetR/AcrR family transcriptional regulator — protein: MPANRAYHHGDLRAALITASFELLAEAGLQRFSVAQVARRLQVSSAAPYRHFPDRAHLLGAVSTAAARDLRAAIVDAAEVAGPDPVDRLAASAGAYVRYVTGTGAGLHVIFAAELYQLHDEDRREQTSALMDTLRDLATAAGRSYQEAFPLVEGIIAIAHGYSSLYADGFFSRTGTTVDVIAGRAVEAARTLISTPGG
- a CDS encoding LLM class F420-dependent oxidoreductase codes for the protein MSIRLGYQIPNFTYPGIGVEDLFDTVAAQAREAESSGFDTVLVMDHFYQLPGIGAPENAMLEAYTTLGALASATSTIQLSTLVTGNTYRNPALLAKTATTLDVVSHGRAILGIGAGWFEREHHDYGFEFGTFSQRFERLEEALTIIAPMLKGEQPSFEGKWYTARGAINNPRLRPNIPIMLGGSGEQKTFRLAARFADHMNIICDAAELPHKVAVLRQRCEEIGRDPATLATSFLAMGMVGETEAEAKELADSIPEDRRNRAFLGTPEQVAEQIQERVLDAGIEGICINLPRTGHRPGIVAQVGAALKPLTAGAPRSV
- a CDS encoding class I SAM-dependent methyltransferase, with the protein product MSHDDLIKREFARQAGTFEDARLNTAFTSHLARLVEFAEPVAGDVCLDVACGTGLVARALAERTRHVTALDLTPEMLATGKAGADAEGVRNVVFQQGDATRLPFLDASFSLVISRFSLHQVAEPALVAAEMARVCRPGGRVVIADLVRDPELPGDPDRVERLRDPSHGTMQTVAAIEALLPNVTAAESFDVQRPLDVWLQQSRTPAEVAAQIEGELRDELGGGPPTGMRPLLVDGALWFTQTWAHLRSAV